The DNA window GGACGAAGGTTGGTCTTGCGCCCTTGCATGCCTGGCTGCCCGACGCGCACGCGGAAGGCCCGACGCCGATTTCAGCGGTGTTGTCGGGACTGCTCCTCAATGTCGCGCTCTATGCGGTGCTGCGCTTCAAGCTGCTGCTCGCGGCCAGCCCGGACGCGATCGCGCCTGGGCCACTGATGATCACGATGGGGCTTACCTCCCTCATCTTCGCGGCCTTCATGCTCTACCGCCGCCGCGACATCAAACGTCTGTTCGCGTACTCCTCCATCGAGCACATGGGCATCATCGTGTTCGCTTTCGGCATGGGTGGCCCGCTCGCCAATTTTGCCGGGCTGCTGCACATGGTCATGCACAGCCTGACCAAGTCGGCGATCTTTTTCACGGTCGGCCACATCGCCCAGATCAAGGGAACACAGAACATCGCCGAGATCCGGGGGCTGACGGAAACGCATCCGGGGCTGGGCTGGGCGCTTGTCATCGGCGTCGTTGCCATTGCCGGCCTGCCTCCGCTCGGCATCTTCATGAGCGAATTCCTGGTCGTGAGTTCGACATTCGCAAGGCACCCCCTTCTGGCGATTCCCCTGGTATTCGGGATTCTGCTGGCTTTCGGTGCCCTGCTGCTTCGGTTGACCGGCATCGCTTTCGGCGAACCGCGAGGCAGCACCGCGCCCGCCGAGGCGTCCTACGTTCCGATGTATTCCCACCTGGCGCTTGTGTTTGCCGCCGGCATCTATCTGCCACCACCGCTGGTCATATGGTTCCAGCATGTCGCCAACCTTCTGGGATGAAGCGTACGGGAGAAAAAACATGCCCGCACTGACCGACCTCATCCTTGCCGCCGAGGGTGTCGACAACCATCTCCCGTGGCCGCGCGCGGTGGTGACTTCGAAAGAATGGAGCTTTGCCGTCGAGCAACTGGCCGAGGGCCACTGGAGCCTGCTCGGGCTTTGGGGCGAGCCAGGCACCGTCCACATGGCACTGCTCGACGAGGCCGTCTGGGACATCGGCGTTGTCAGCCTGCTGTGTCCGGATGGCCGCTACCCGTCGGTCGGCCTGCTGCATCCGCCGGCACTCCGCCTTGAACGTGCGGTCGCGGACCTGTTCGGCCTCTTGCCGCAAGGCGCGCCCGATACGCGACGGTGGCTTGATCATGGCCACTGGGGCGTCAGCTTTCCGTTGAGTGCCCGCGTCCAGACCGCCGCTGCGGCGGCGCCCCCCTACCAATTCCTGCCTGTGGAGGGGGAAAGCCTGCATCAGATCCCGGTCGGGCCAGTGCATGCCGGCATCATCGAGCCAGGGCATTTTCGATTTACAGCGAGCGGCGAAACCGTTGTCCGGCTGGAGGAAGGGCTAGGCTACACGCACAAGGGCATGGAAGGCTTGATGGCTGGGTCCGATATCGACCATGCCGCCAAGCTGGCGGGCAGGACCTCTGGCGACAGTACCGTGGCATACGCCCTTGCTTTTTGCCGCGCGGTCGAAGCGGCCCTGGGTATCGAGGTTCCCGCGCGCGCGGTCTGGCTGCGAGCGCTCATGGCCGAGCTGGAGCGTCTGGCCAACCATCTGGGCGACATCGGCGCTATCTGCAACGACGCCGCCTTCGCACTCATGCACGCCCACTGCGGCGTCCTGCGCGAGCGCGTATTGCGGGCAAGCGATGCCGCCTTCGGCCATCGTTTGATGCGCGACCGCGTCGTGCCTGGAGGAGTGGCGATCGACCTGAACGACGAGGGGACGACAGCGATCCGGTCCCTGATCGCGGAGATCAGGCAGCGGTTTCCGGCGCTGGTGGAGCTCTACGACAACACCGCTTCGCTGCAGGATCGGACAGTCGCAACTGGGCGGCTGAGGGTGGAGCTCGCTCGGCAATATCGCGCCGGAGGGTATGTCGGCCGGGCCTCCGGCCGGGACTTCGACGCGCGACGCAGTCTGGCCTATCCTCCGTATGACGCGCTCAA is part of the Mesorhizobium loti genome and encodes:
- a CDS encoding hydrogenase 4 subunit F is translated as MTAFSLDAVAAILLIPVVAAALLAALPNYRITAGLNVAASLLTLLAAVSLLFTDRPQPGQYLLVDDLNIVFIVLNTFVGFTTSVFSASYIAHELDTGRLTATNLRFYHAMYQIMMFGMNLAFVSNNIGLMWVAVELATLTTVLMVGIYRTHEALEAAWKYFILGSVGIALALFGTILVYMAAQPIVGEGTNAMVWTVLVEHAARFDPALLNVAFVFLLLGYGTKVGLAPLHAWLPDAHAEGPTPISAVLSGLLLNVALYAVLRFKLLLAASPDAIAPGPLMITMGLTSLIFAAFMLYRRRDIKRLFAYSSIEHMGIIVFAFGMGGPLANFAGLLHMVMHSLTKSAIFFTVGHIAQIKGTQNIAEIRGLTETHPGLGWALVIGVVAIAGLPPLGIFMSEFLVVSSTFARHPLLAIPLVFGILLAFGALLLRLTGIAFGEPRGSTAPAEASYVPMYSHLALVFAAGIYLPPPLVIWFQHVANLLG
- a CDS encoding nickel-dependent hydrogenase large subunit, translating into MPALTDLILAAEGVDNHLPWPRAVVTSKEWSFAVEQLAEGHWSLLGLWGEPGTVHMALLDEAVWDIGVVSLLCPDGRYPSVGLLHPPALRLERAVADLFGLLPQGAPDTRRWLDHGHWGVSFPLSARVQTAAAAAPPYQFLPVEGESLHQIPVGPVHAGIIEPGHFRFTASGETVVRLEEGLGYTHKGMEGLMAGSDIDHAAKLAGRTSGDSTVAYALAFCRAVEAALGIEVPARAVWLRALMAELERLANHLGDIGAICNDAAFALMHAHCGVLRERVLRASDAAFGHRLMRDRVVPGGVAIDLNDEGTTAIRSLIAEIRQRFPALVELYDNTASLQDRTVATGRLRVELARQYRAGGYVGRASGRDFDARRSLAYPPYDALNFNVPLLQEGDVNARVWIRIHEVEQSLSLVEQILRQLPGGPIRVDFARTGGPHEGMALVEGFRGDILAWLRIGKSGLIERCHLRDPSWFQWPLLEAAIEGNIVADFPLCNKSFNCSYSGHDL